In Numidum massiliense, a single genomic region encodes these proteins:
- a CDS encoding LysR family transcriptional regulator, translating into MEWYQLEYFQTVAKLQHFTRAADVLSISQPALSRSIAKLENELGVPLFTRQGRSVQLNRYGKLFLTRVDRAMQNIAEGKEAIRGEIDPESGSVAISFLHTLGSHVIPELIGAFRQQYPAVDFQLFQNASELLYDQLEAGDVDLCLSSPPFERPHVTWEHLISEELYVIVPPGHTLAQQRRPAIHLKDIAAEPFINLKKGYGLRAIADRLCREAGFTPQVTFEGEEATTIVGLVAAGLGVSLMPDISDANKTKVYWLRVSEPRCRRMVGIAWAKQAYLSPAATRFRQFVIDYFREIQYNERDKGAD; encoded by the coding sequence GTGGAGTGGTACCAACTCGAGTACTTCCAAACAGTCGCCAAACTGCAGCACTTCACGCGAGCCGCGGACGTGCTGTCGATCTCCCAACCGGCGCTCAGCCGCTCCATCGCCAAACTGGAAAACGAGCTCGGCGTGCCGCTGTTTACGCGGCAAGGACGATCCGTGCAACTGAACCGCTACGGCAAGCTCTTCCTGACACGCGTCGACCGCGCCATGCAAAATATTGCCGAAGGAAAAGAAGCGATTCGCGGGGAAATCGACCCCGAATCCGGTAGCGTGGCGATCTCCTTTTTACACACACTCGGCTCCCACGTCATTCCAGAACTAATCGGCGCGTTCCGGCAGCAGTACCCAGCCGTCGACTTCCAACTGTTCCAAAACGCCTCCGAACTGTTGTACGATCAACTAGAAGCGGGAGACGTCGACTTATGCCTCTCCTCGCCGCCATTCGAGCGCCCGCACGTGACATGGGAACACCTCATCTCGGAAGAGCTCTACGTCATCGTACCGCCCGGACACACGCTCGCCCAACAGCGGCGACCGGCGATCCACCTCAAAGACATTGCAGCCGAACCTTTTATTAATTTAAAAAAAGGTTACGGCCTACGCGCCATTGCCGATCGCTTGTGCCGCGAAGCCGGTTTTACGCCGCAAGTGACGTTTGAAGGGGAAGAAGCGACGACAATCGTCGGACTCGTGGCCGCTGGTCTCGGTGTTTCCTTAATGCCGGACATTAGCGACGCCAATAAAACAAAAGTGTATTGGCTACGCGTCAGCGAACCGCGCTGCCGCCGCATGGTCGGGATCGCTTGGGCAAAACAGGCGTACCTCTCACCAGCCGCGACGCGCTTTCGGCAGTTCGTCATCGATTATTTTCGCGAAATACAGTACAATGAAAGGGATAAAGGAGCTGATTAG
- a CDS encoding amidase domain-containing protein, producing the protein MSCLQVLSSANLKTAIKVFLSFVLVVVLLTGPNVAFSEQVTKTENDYTIGEVERILFNYFTEKGYDFTVGSDELADYLLSQLIEDADADLAKHPQYDLILFYATEYIHELENYQVAQSLKGELNQSNADTFNLEGIKSKTIGQIKKETAEEEAQVEKEITEFKEKNPNVVSPFAAYSGTKARDYAYKWWNKRNSNYKSFKYDCTNFTSQVVKAGGKGMKKPKNVPDWINETKSYWYSTKGWVCRGNHCHPSYSVTTSWIRVTDFYSYWSKRLKSTTSKSKKTIYKNAKVGDIVQIKRKSDQKWYHSMVVTKKDKKGNLWFTYHSNDNKNKKFSSIEGASFRVIKFVGSK; encoded by the coding sequence GTGAGTTGTTTACAAGTGCTGTCATCTGCCAATCTTAAAACCGCCATCAAAGTATTTTTGTCATTTGTTCTTGTTGTTGTTCTACTGACTGGACCCAATGTTGCATTTTCTGAACAAGTTACCAAGACCGAAAACGATTACACAATTGGTGAAGTCGAAAGGATCCTCTTCAATTATTTTACAGAGAAAGGGTATGACTTTACAGTCGGCTCGGACGAACTAGCGGACTACCTCCTATCGCAGCTCATTGAAGACGCTGATGCTGATCTCGCCAAACATCCGCAATACGATTTAATTTTGTTTTATGCTACGGAATACATCCACGAACTCGAGAACTACCAGGTCGCTCAATCTTTGAAAGGAGAGCTGAACCAATCTAACGCTGACACCTTTAATTTAGAAGGTATCAAGAGCAAAACAATTGGCCAAATCAAAAAGGAAACAGCTGAAGAAGAAGCTCAAGTTGAGAAGGAAATCACTGAGTTTAAAGAGAAGAACCCCAATGTCGTGTCGCCATTTGCCGCCTACAGTGGCACTAAAGCGCGGGACTATGCCTATAAGTGGTGGAACAAAAGGAATTCCAACTACAAAAGTTTTAAATATGACTGTACAAATTTCACTTCACAAGTAGTAAAAGCTGGCGGCAAGGGAATGAAGAAACCTAAGAACGTACCAGATTGGATTAATGAAACGAAATCATACTGGTATAGTACAAAGGGGTGGGTTTGCCGAGGTAATCACTGTCACCCATCATATAGCGTTACTACTTCTTGGATCCGTGTCACAGATTTTTATTCTTATTGGAGCAAAAGACTGAAATCGACTACGTCCAAGAGCAAGAAAACCATTTACAAAAATGCAAAGGTAGGAGACATCGTCCAAATCAAAAGGAAAAGTGACCAAAAATGGTACCATTCAATGGTGGTAACCAAAAAAGACAAAAAAGGGAACCTTTGGTTCACGTATCATTCTAATGATAATAAGAACAAAAAGTTTTCCTCGATAGAAGGAGCGAGCTTTAGAGTCATAAAGTTTGTAGGCTCTAAATAA
- a CDS encoding DnaJ family domain-containing protein — protein sequence MSDDLRDDKQQPEQQQTANEQRRPGPQRASLHWLDEIFKEHEQKGDFDDLPGKGKPIAKESLQGDTFNNVLKNANFLPPWLELQHDIRDAIGTLLERIKRDDPALNVNAEIKAINKKIKKYNFDCPTPVLQKAPITADNIQRQYEYWK from the coding sequence ATGAGCGACGATCTGCGTGACGATAAGCAGCAACCCGAGCAACAGCAAACCGCAAACGAGCAGCGACGCCCGGGACCGCAACGCGCATCCCTACATTGGCTCGACGAAATCTTTAAGGAACACGAACAGAAAGGTGACTTTGACGACTTGCCGGGCAAAGGGAAACCGATTGCGAAGGAATCACTACAAGGCGATACGTTTAATAACGTGTTAAAAAACGCCAACTTCTTACCTCCGTGGCTTGAACTGCAGCACGATATACGCGACGCGATCGGCACGTTACTCGAGCGAATCAAACGGGACGATCCCGCGCTGAATGTAAACGCCGAGATCAAAGCTATTAATAAGAAAATAAAGAAGTACAACTTTGACTGCCCGACACCCGTCCTGCAAAAAGCCCCCATTACCGCCGACAACATTCAGCGGCAATACGAATACTGGAAATGA
- the ytvI gene encoding sporulation integral membrane protein YtvI: MPIFNVTLVHRIFRAVWVAIVTVTVCALLYYSFPIIYPFLLAWVLAYAMNPLVRFFERKCRFPRWIAVTATLLLFAAVLSLIVFVFTTKIIAESSHILSLLQEQLTQLLEWLDDYFQSADFQHLLSEVTTMMNMTDVQSLLSDMTSTISNVGTTVITYLFTFLKSTVLFLPKFVVITVIVMVATFLISKQWDSLAEKSASLIPKRVRSSISALTHDLQKALFGYIKGHLILSSITAFVFYIGLLILGAPNAFTIAIIGGIIDLIPLVGIPAIIVPWSIFAFFDGNVFLGTGLLVLWPIILATRHSFEPKVYGASIGLNPLLLLVFIFAGLKLFGVLGIFIGILALVALTTFQKANVFRDLWRYIMTGKMTDPAVDLKDGTKA; encoded by the coding sequence ATGCCGATATTTAACGTGACACTCGTCCACCGCATTTTTCGCGCCGTGTGGGTCGCGATCGTGACCGTGACCGTGTGCGCACTGCTTTATTACAGTTTTCCGATCATCTATCCGTTTCTGCTCGCGTGGGTACTCGCTTACGCGATGAACCCACTCGTCCGCTTTTTCGAGCGCAAATGCCGCTTCCCGCGCTGGATCGCGGTCACGGCGACATTACTTTTGTTTGCAGCGGTTCTCTCGTTAATCGTTTTCGTGTTTACAACAAAAATCATCGCCGAATCATCCCACATTTTATCGTTACTGCAAGAACAACTGACACAGTTGCTCGAATGGCTGGACGACTATTTTCAATCCGCCGACTTCCAACACCTGCTGTCAGAAGTCACTACGATGATGAATATGACAGACGTACAGTCACTCTTGTCCGACATGACAAGTACGATTAGCAACGTCGGTACGACGGTCATCACCTACTTGTTCACTTTCCTCAAATCGACCGTCCTCTTTCTACCTAAGTTCGTCGTCATCACCGTCATCGTCATGGTTGCCACGTTTCTCATCAGTAAGCAGTGGGACTCACTAGCGGAAAAAAGCGCCTCCCTCATCCCGAAGCGCGTCCGCAGTTCTATCAGCGCCTTGACTCACGACTTACAAAAAGCGCTCTTTGGCTACATTAAAGGCCATCTCATCCTCTCCAGCATCACGGCGTTTGTCTTTTATATCGGCCTGCTCATTCTTGGGGCACCAAACGCCTTCACAATTGCCATTATCGGGGGGATAATCGACTTGATCCCACTCGTGGGCATCCCGGCAATCATCGTCCCTTGGTCAATTTTCGCCTTTTTTGACGGCAATGTTTTCTTAGGTACAGGCTTACTTGTCTTGTGGCCGATTATCCTTGCGACGCGACATTCGTTCGAGCCTAAAGTGTACGGCGCCAGCATCGGCCTCAACCCGCTCCTGTTGCTCGTCTTTATTTTCGCTGGCTTGAAGTTATTCGGCGTGCTCGGCATATTCATCGGCATTCTCGCCCTCGTCGCCCTTACGACGTTCCAGAAGGCGAATGTGTTCCGCGATTTGTGGCGCTACATTATGACCGGGAAAATGACTGATCCTGCGGTTGACCTCAAGGATGGGACAAAAGCCTAA
- a CDS encoding DUF2935 domain-containing protein: MATISEAEFVQQSINESLFWLRIMKEHALFMSEGFDRSDKKLIREADQFFVMFDRRLTDVRALRRDPDVVRRFNEGTIMLARRFREFKSNVLLLIIQCKINGFNFPLLIDHIAREAGYFVETLRNLNRGMSEPLADRIVDENVFWLRIMADHSKFIASLLDQSERKLVTVANTFSDEFDQLLAQARDLESMVKQTEPSFFNTLTRFTTDVQMATTDLRNFKKDARDLIRQCQSLSIINPLLADHVTREANKFLSILNDLSKRTPQNPLALDEEDLLLVEE; the protein is encoded by the coding sequence ATGGCTACCATCAGTGAAGCGGAGTTTGTACAACAGTCGATTAACGAAAGTTTATTTTGGTTGCGAATTATGAAGGAACATGCGTTATTTATGTCCGAAGGATTTGATCGCAGCGATAAGAAGTTGATTCGCGAAGCGGATCAGTTCTTCGTCATGTTCGATCGACGACTGACCGACGTGAGAGCGCTACGTCGGGATCCGGATGTGGTACGGCGATTTAATGAAGGCACTATTATGCTCGCGCGACGGTTTCGCGAGTTTAAATCGAACGTGCTCCTGCTCATCATCCAGTGCAAAATAAACGGGTTTAATTTCCCGCTGTTGATTGATCACATAGCGCGAGAAGCCGGTTATTTCGTAGAAACATTGCGGAACTTGAACCGTGGAATGTCGGAACCGCTAGCTGACCGCATCGTAGACGAAAATGTTTTTTGGCTACGTATTATGGCTGATCACAGTAAATTTATCGCTTCTTTACTCGACCAATCTGAGCGGAAGCTGGTGACGGTCGCGAATACGTTTTCCGATGAGTTTGATCAACTGTTAGCTCAAGCGCGGGATTTAGAGTCGATGGTCAAGCAAACGGAGCCGTCATTTTTTAACACACTGACGCGCTTTACAACAGACGTGCAAATGGCGACGACCGATTTACGCAACTTTAAAAAGGACGCGCGCGACTTAATTCGACAGTGTCAATCTTTAAGTATCATTAACCCACTCTTAGCGGACCACGTCACGCGCGAAGCGAACAAATTCCTTTCGATCTTAAATGACCTTTCCAAACGTACGCCCCAAAATCCGCTTGCCTTGGACGAAGAGGACTTGTTATTAGTAGAAGAGTAA
- a CDS encoding TetR/AcrR family transcriptional regulator: protein MTPSKSKSEQKRAYILDRAQEVFIRRGYAATSMEDLVRHCEVSKGSIYYHFTSKETLFLALIERYLNAWVAEWKQKEARYPTVTEKLYGIAEHYVLDTQHPLLKVAEDFYMSQPAQKVRVKRQVLDIVLTPRQLYNAIFQEAEHVGLIAPGSAKNVAIVFASLIDGLNTIYYERTQEEKKQMYQQAVSYLLHGVLHKQ, encoded by the coding sequence ATGACGCCATCCAAATCCAAAAGCGAGCAAAAACGCGCGTACATTTTGGATCGCGCTCAGGAAGTATTTATTCGTAGAGGGTACGCAGCGACGTCAATGGAAGATTTGGTGCGACATTGCGAGGTAAGTAAAGGCAGTATTTATTACCATTTCACTAGCAAAGAAACACTTTTCTTGGCGTTGATCGAGCGGTATTTAAACGCGTGGGTTGCGGAATGGAAGCAGAAGGAAGCGCGTTACCCGACCGTCACAGAAAAACTGTACGGCATTGCCGAACATTACGTACTCGATACGCAACACCCACTGCTCAAGGTAGCGGAAGATTTTTACATGAGTCAACCGGCACAAAAAGTGCGCGTTAAGAGGCAAGTGTTAGACATCGTCCTGACACCGCGCCAGCTCTATAACGCCATTTTCCAAGAGGCGGAACACGTCGGGCTCATTGCTCCTGGTAGTGCCAAGAACGTCGCCATTGTTTTTGCCAGTTTGATTGACGGATTGAACACGATTTACTACGAACGCACGCAAGAAGAAAAGAAACAGATGTATCAACAGGCAGTGAGCTATTTGTTGCACGGCGTTCTACACAAGCAGTAA
- a CDS encoding YtoQ family protein encodes MQLTVYLAGQIHDDWRAQLRRLAEERGLPLTFVGPQENHDLSDDIGEKIKGPQPSNIFKDEAASEFNNLRTTILLQKADVVIALFGDKYRQWNTAMDAATALATGKPLILVRDPKLHHALKELAQKADVVVDNVEQALDALAYVLR; translated from the coding sequence ATGCAATTGACAGTTTACTTAGCAGGGCAAATTCACGACGATTGGCGCGCCCAATTGCGTCGGTTAGCCGAGGAGCGCGGGTTGCCGCTTACATTTGTCGGTCCGCAAGAAAATCACGATTTATCCGACGACATTGGCGAAAAAATTAAAGGCCCACAGCCTAGCAACATTTTCAAAGATGAAGCCGCTTCCGAGTTTAACAACTTGCGCACGACGATTTTGCTGCAAAAAGCAGACGTCGTCATCGCCTTGTTCGGCGACAAGTACCGACAGTGGAACACGGCGATGGATGCCGCGACGGCCCTGGCGACCGGCAAACCGCTCATTCTCGTCCGCGATCCAAAACTACACCACGCTCTAAAAGAATTGGCACAAAAAGCGGACGTCGTCGTCGACAACGTCGAACAAGCCCTCGACGCGCTCGCTTACGTCTTACGTTAG
- a CDS encoding DEAD/DEAH box helicase translates to MIGRKRLPDVLQTLREDVRLKEQIVHWRTTEEKAAQTVPFPGDLHPKLREALTKRGIARLYTHQRTAYDAAVEGEHFVAVTPTASGKTLCYNLPVLQAIANDGASRALYLFPTKALAQDQKSELSELVAAIGLDIKGYTYDGDTPGNIRQVIRKAGQIVMTNPDMLHTAILPHHTKWISLFENLKYVVIDELHTYRGVFGSHVANVLRRLKRICAYYGSRPIFICTSATIANPVELAEALTGEKVRLVANNGAPVGRKHFLFYNPPVVNQPLNIRRSATLEARAIASLFLRERIQTIVFARSRVRVEIVLKYLQELVKKQLEPKAIRGYRGGYLPRERREIEQGLRRGDVIGVVSTNALELGVDIGQLQACVLTGYPGSIASTWQQAGRAGRRQGEAVVVLVASSSPLDQYVIQHPDYFFRRSPEAARINPDNLIILVDHLKCAAFELPFKAGESFGTVTATEVEDVLDFLTEEQVLHRQGDQWFWMNQSFPAHNISLRSASQENIVIVDQTDVAAVQVIGEMDRFSAMTLLHEEAIYLHQGKQYQVEKLDYEEKKAFVREVDVDYYTDANLAISLKVLEVDRHEERLACDRAFGDVTVNAMATIFKKIKFATHENIGSGPIHLPEEELHTTATWLSFNEPVVASMSPEAVEQGLAGVAHVLRHVAPLFVMCEAHDLHVVPQVKAVHSEKPTIFLYDRYPGGIGLSEQVYRDFDVILAEAYELIAQCPCSSGCPSCIGISDGEGNGKQLALDLLQQTKEMTTCPSGAS, encoded by the coding sequence GTGATCGGACGCAAACGACTGCCAGACGTGTTACAGACGTTGCGCGAGGATGTGCGCCTTAAGGAACAAATCGTCCACTGGCGGACGACGGAGGAAAAAGCAGCACAGACGGTGCCGTTTCCGGGCGACCTGCACCCGAAGCTACGTGAGGCACTGACCAAGCGAGGGATTGCGCGCTTGTACACGCACCAGCGCACCGCGTACGACGCGGCGGTAGAAGGCGAGCACTTCGTCGCGGTGACGCCGACGGCTTCCGGCAAGACGCTCTGTTACAACTTACCGGTGCTACAGGCGATTGCAAATGATGGGGCGAGTCGTGCGCTGTACTTGTTTCCGACGAAGGCGTTGGCGCAAGATCAAAAAAGCGAACTGAGTGAACTAGTTGCTGCGATCGGTTTAGATATAAAAGGGTATACGTACGACGGTGACACGCCGGGGAACATTCGCCAAGTGATCCGCAAGGCGGGACAGATCGTCATGACGAATCCGGACATGCTACATACGGCGATTTTGCCCCACCATACAAAGTGGATTTCGCTGTTTGAAAACTTAAAGTACGTCGTTATCGATGAGCTGCATACGTATCGCGGCGTATTTGGCAGTCACGTCGCCAATGTATTGCGCCGCTTAAAGCGAATCTGTGCGTATTACGGCAGCCGGCCCATATTTATTTGTACATCGGCGACAATTGCCAACCCGGTGGAGCTTGCCGAGGCGTTGACGGGAGAAAAAGTGCGACTCGTCGCCAACAACGGGGCGCCGGTCGGACGGAAACACTTTTTGTTTTACAATCCGCCGGTTGTGAATCAGCCACTCAATATTCGGCGCAGTGCAACACTAGAGGCACGCGCCATCGCTAGCCTATTTTTGCGCGAACGCATCCAGACGATCGTGTTTGCGCGTAGCCGCGTGAGGGTGGAAATCGTCCTCAAATATTTGCAAGAACTCGTAAAAAAACAGCTCGAGCCAAAAGCGATTCGCGGTTACCGCGGCGGTTATTTACCGCGTGAGCGGCGGGAAATTGAACAGGGATTGCGCCGTGGCGACGTGATCGGCGTCGTCAGTACGAACGCGTTAGAGCTTGGGGTCGACATCGGCCAACTGCAGGCGTGTGTGTTGACCGGCTACCCGGGGTCGATTGCCAGTACGTGGCAGCAGGCAGGACGCGCCGGGCGGCGGCAAGGGGAAGCCGTCGTCGTATTAGTGGCGAGCTCGTCGCCGTTAGATCAGTATGTCATTCAGCATCCGGACTATTTCTTTCGGCGCTCACCGGAAGCGGCGCGTATTAACCCGGACAACTTAATTATTCTCGTCGACCATCTAAAATGTGCGGCGTTTGAGTTGCCGTTCAAAGCGGGCGAGTCCTTTGGGACGGTGACAGCGACGGAAGTGGAAGATGTGCTCGATTTTTTGACGGAGGAGCAAGTGTTGCACAGACAAGGCGATCAGTGGTTTTGGATGAACCAATCGTTTCCGGCGCACAACATTAGTTTGCGTTCCGCTTCGCAAGAAAACATCGTCATCGTCGATCAGACGGATGTCGCCGCCGTGCAAGTGATCGGGGAGATGGACCGTTTCAGTGCGATGACGTTGTTGCACGAAGAGGCGATTTACTTGCACCAAGGCAAACAGTATCAGGTGGAAAAACTAGACTACGAGGAGAAAAAAGCGTTCGTCCGCGAAGTGGACGTCGATTATTACACCGATGCCAACTTAGCGATTTCACTGAAAGTGCTCGAAGTGGACCGTCACGAAGAGCGTCTGGCTTGTGATCGCGCGTTCGGCGATGTAACCGTCAATGCGATGGCGACGATTTTTAAAAAGATTAAATTTGCGACACACGAAAATATCGGTTCCGGTCCGATTCACTTGCCGGAAGAAGAGTTGCACACGACAGCGACGTGGCTCAGTTTTAACGAACCTGTCGTAGCCAGTATGTCGCCGGAGGCGGTAGAGCAAGGGCTGGCGGGAGTGGCGCACGTATTGCGTCACGTGGCGCCGCTGTTCGTCATGTGTGAGGCGCACGATTTACATGTCGTGCCGCAAGTGAAGGCGGTGCACTCGGAAAAGCCGACAATTTTTTTGTACGACCGCTATCCAGGGGGTATCGGGCTAAGTGAACAAGTATACCGCGATTTCGACGTCATTTTGGCGGAAGCGTACGAATTGATCGCGCAGTGTCCGTGTAGCAGTGGCTGTCCGTCCTGTATCGGCATTTCGGATGGGGAAGGGAACGGTAAGCAGTTGGCGCTGGATCTTCTGCAACAGACGAAGGAGATGACGACATGTCCCTCCGGCGCAAGTTAA
- a CDS encoding ribonuclease H-like domain-containing protein, whose product MSLRRKLNRLKKHIVIEEERKGAAEGQMVDSQSTSTDRQLQESGSTAAMEQKSQTAAALEQVQKSHTNVDEARARVQESRATGNEPQQAASTEEGTALTHWDKWATAEVRRETFQGQPCLVRERVYARDARWGRYAFGDLAAIVAKWHDYGYTHPLSTQGAQCEDLLFFDTETTGLSGGAGNTVFLLGTAQLLPDGVRVKQYFLPEPQAEAALYYYFLIDMHEDQRLVTYNGKAFDWPQVKTRHTFVRDVSPSLPSLPHYDLLHAARRLWKHQLPSLRLSIVEREKLGIVRRDDTPGSLAPLLYFDYLRHNDPTDILTVFRHNEADVLSLISLYTHVSTLLLGLADESLAAEEHYEVGRWYEAVGEHERALTSYRYACRRAVQTEKAVTYRAKKAAANLYKKKGQWTEAVALWQDCCQNGPKLDDEPYIELAKAYEHQYKQFDEALYYAEKAYEIWRESGRLLRGGERRREQERKAFKKRIARLESKCSQPSLF is encoded by the coding sequence ATGTCCCTCCGGCGCAAGTTAAACCGGTTGAAAAAGCATATTGTGATAGAGGAAGAGCGTAAGGGAGCGGCAGAAGGACAAATGGTAGACTCGCAATCTACCTCAACCGATCGACAGTTGCAGGAGTCGGGATCTACCGCTGCCATGGAACAGAAGTCGCAAACTGCCGCTGCCTTGGAACAGGTGCAGAAGTCGCATACTAACGTTGACGAGGCGCGGGCACGGGTACAGGAATCGCGTGCTACCGGTAACGAGCCGCAACAGGCAGCTTCTACTGAGGAAGGGACGGCCCTCACTCATTGGGACAAGTGGGCGACGGCAGAGGTGCGGCGGGAGACGTTCCAAGGGCAGCCGTGTCTCGTGCGGGAGCGGGTTTATGCGCGCGACGCGCGGTGGGGGCGTTATGCGTTCGGAGACTTGGCGGCAATCGTTGCCAAGTGGCACGACTACGGTTATACGCACCCGTTGTCAACTCAAGGTGCTCAATGTGAAGACTTGCTTTTTTTTGATACGGAGACGACGGGGCTCAGTGGCGGGGCGGGTAATACGGTGTTTTTACTCGGGACGGCGCAATTGTTACCGGACGGCGTGCGGGTGAAGCAGTATTTTTTACCGGAACCTCAGGCGGAAGCGGCTTTGTATTACTATTTTTTAATCGACATGCATGAGGACCAGCGGTTAGTGACGTATAACGGAAAAGCGTTTGACTGGCCGCAAGTCAAAACGCGCCACACCTTCGTGCGGGATGTGTCGCCGTCGTTACCGTCGCTCCCTCACTACGACTTGCTCCACGCGGCGCGTCGCCTGTGGAAGCATCAGCTGCCGTCGCTTAGGCTGTCGATCGTGGAGCGGGAGAAGCTCGGCATCGTCCGCAGGGATGACACTCCTGGTAGTTTAGCCCCTTTGCTCTACTTTGACTATTTGCGGCACAACGATCCGACCGATATTTTGACCGTGTTCCGGCATAACGAGGCCGATGTGTTGTCGCTCATTAGTTTGTATACGCACGTGTCGACGTTACTTCTCGGGCTGGCAGACGAATCGTTAGCGGCGGAAGAACATTACGAGGTCGGCCGCTGGTATGAAGCTGTCGGAGAGCACGAACGCGCGCTCACTAGTTACCGCTACGCATGTCGCCGTGCGGTACAGACAGAAAAGGCGGTGACGTATCGCGCGAAAAAGGCGGCGGCGAACTTATATAAAAAGAAGGGGCAGTGGACGGAGGCGGTGGCGCTGTGGCAAGACTGTTGTCAGAATGGGCCGAAGCTCGACGACGAGCCTTACATTGAACTAGCGAAGGCGTACGAACATCAGTACAAGCAGTTTGACGAAGCGCTGTATTATGCGGAGAAGGCATATGAGATCTGGCGGGAATCCGGCCGCTTGTTGCGGGGAGGCGAGCGGAGGCGGGAACAGGAACGGAAGGCGTTTAAGAAGCGGATCGCGCGGTTAGAAAGTAAGTGCAGCCAGCCGTCACTTTTTTGA
- a CDS encoding MFS transporter, translating to MQYIEYGTRTFWRANSAFFAGGFVTFAILYSVQPLLPEFTQHFHVAPAVASLSLSVTTAMLAVCLLVAAVLSEAWGRKRLMTLALFASALLALVTACSPNFIVLVALRTLLGVVLAGLPAIAMAYIAEEFHPNSLGATMGLYVSGTAFGGMFGRIAVGTLSDFFSWQMALIAIGLLSLACAVWFWISLPESRHFKAGQLSLKQSRLAFAAHLREPGLLVLFVLAFLLMGSFVTLFNYIGYLLLDPPYRLSQTAIGWIFVVYLLGSFSAAWMGKLADRHGRGKVLVSGIAAMLAGGLLTLHPSLVWKVSGVAVFTFGFFGAHSVASGWVGLRAKAHKAQASALYLLFYYLGSSIVGTVGGLFWSRYAWGGVIALIGGLLLVACGAVWVLVRHVGHVADEGT from the coding sequence TTGCAGTATATCGAGTATGGCACGCGGACGTTTTGGCGCGCGAATAGTGCCTTTTTCGCTGGAGGCTTTGTGACGTTTGCCATTTTGTATAGTGTACAGCCGCTGTTGCCGGAGTTTACGCAGCACTTTCACGTGGCGCCGGCGGTGGCGAGTTTGTCGTTGTCGGTGACGACGGCGATGTTAGCGGTGTGTCTGTTAGTGGCGGCGGTGTTGTCGGAAGCGTGGGGACGGAAGCGGTTGATGACGCTTGCTTTGTTTGCTTCGGCACTCCTTGCGCTCGTGACGGCGTGTAGCCCGAACTTTATCGTGCTCGTCGCGTTACGTACCTTGTTGGGCGTCGTGTTGGCCGGATTGCCGGCGATTGCGATGGCGTATATCGCGGAGGAATTCCACCCGAACAGCTTAGGAGCGACAATGGGGTTGTACGTTAGCGGGACGGCCTTCGGCGGCATGTTTGGCCGCATCGCGGTCGGCACGTTAAGTGACTTTTTTTCGTGGCAAATGGCACTCATAGCGATCGGCTTGCTCAGTTTAGCGTGTGCGGTTTGGTTTTGGATCAGTTTGCCGGAGTCGCGGCACTTTAAAGCGGGCCAGTTGTCGCTAAAGCAGTCGCGGCTTGCGTTTGCCGCACATTTGCGCGAGCCGGGATTGCTCGTTTTGTTTGTGCTCGCGTTTTTGTTAATGGGCAGCTTTGTCACGCTGTTCAACTATATCGGTTATTTGTTGTTGGATCCGCCGTACCGGCTTAGTCAAACGGCGATCGGTTGGATTTTTGTCGTCTATTTGTTAGGATCGTTCAGTGCGGCGTGGATGGGGAAACTGGCGGACCGCCACGGACGGGGAAAAGTGTTGGTGAGCGGGATTGCTGCGATGCTCGCGGGCGGGCTGTTGACGCTGCATCCTTCTTTAGTATGGAAAGTAAGCGGGGTGGCGGTGTTCACGTTCGGCTTCTTCGGTGCGCATTCGGTCGCGAGCGGCTGGGTCGGCTTGCGGGCGAAGGCACATAAGGCGCAAGCGTCGGCACTGTATTTGCTGTTTTATTACCTCGGCTCGAGTATCGTCGGCACGGTGGGCGGGCTGTTTTGGAGCCGTTATGCGTGGGGCGGTGTCATTGCGTTGATCGGCGGCTTGCTGCTCGTCGCGTGTGGCGCGGTGTGGGTGCTGGTGCGGCATGTGGGGCATGTGGCAGATGAGGGTACGTAG